A genomic window from Elusimicrobiota bacterium includes:
- a CDS encoding FAD-dependent oxidoreductase — protein MANDIVWETAIVGGGPAGLAAGLHLARAGYRVLLTEQGRLGGQARRLGRIENYPGFPSGIDGRRLMDRWVRQARRWGLRTRRAEVRRVRRDGRGFSLRLDGGRSLTAGTVVYCPGAVFRGLGLPGEKRLWGRGLFHAALDQAPLWRGRTVAVAGGGEAAAHQALALARHARRVYLLCRGPKLKAHRLLLRRLSGQPRIVRMHGVRVRGLSGGRRLRALDLSVPRGRLRLPVDALFVLVGKNPAPLPFQARRLPPGFFVAGDASGEPFRQVLVAGGDGMKAAMRCAAFLERR, from the coding sequence GTGGCCAACGATATCGTCTGGGAGACCGCGATCGTGGGCGGGGGGCCGGCCGGCCTGGCGGCGGGCCTGCACCTGGCCCGCGCGGGCTACCGCGTCCTCTTGACGGAGCAGGGCCGCTTAGGGGGCCAGGCGAGGCGCCTCGGGCGCATCGAGAACTATCCCGGCTTCCCATCGGGGATAGACGGCCGCCGGCTGATGGACCGCTGGGTCAGGCAGGCGCGGCGCTGGGGTCTGCGGACTCGGCGCGCCGAGGTGCGCCGGGTCCGGCGCGACGGCCGCGGCTTCAGCCTGCGCCTCGATGGCGGGCGGAGCTTGACGGCTGGGACGGTGGTCTACTGCCCGGGCGCGGTTTTCCGGGGGCTGGGCCTGCCGGGTGAGAAGAGGCTCTGGGGCCGCGGTCTGTTCCATGCGGCGCTCGACCAAGCCCCGCTCTGGCGCGGCCGCACCGTGGCCGTGGCGGGAGGCGGGGAGGCCGCGGCGCATCAGGCCCTGGCTTTGGCCCGCCATGCGCGCCGCGTCTACCTCCTGTGCCGCGGCCCGAAGCTCAAGGCCCACCGCCTCCTCCTGCGGCGCCTGAGCGGTCAGCCCCGCATCGTCCGGATGCACGGGGTCAGGGTCCGCGGCTTGTCGGGAGGCCGGCGCTTGCGGGCCTTGGATCTGTCCGTTCCCCGCGGCCGCCTGCGCCTGCCCGTCGACGCGCTCTTCGTCCTGGTGGGAAAGAATCCGGCCCCCCTGCCTTTCCAGGCCCGGCGCCTGCCGCCCGGCTTCTTCGTGGCCGGCGACGCCTCCGGAGAGCCTTTCCGCCAGGTGTTGGTCGCCGGCGGCGACGGGATGAAGGCCGCCATGCGCTGCGCCGCGTTCCTGGAGCGCCGATGA
- a CDS encoding isochorismatase family protein, whose translation MRIVETRTARGLGTLYLADLGTGHRERLIEFVDTREPGVPKSRKWVFMISTQVGCAVGCRMCDAGAAGYGGNLSAAEMLRQVRFVAGRNPALDLRRHPKVKIHFARMGEPSLNPAVLPALRALAREVPNPGLIASVSTVAPRTPVAESWFEELRRVKDDCYPDGRFQLQFSLHSADEGLRREIVPIRKWSLEAVAAYGRRWRRPGDRKVTLNFAPGPGEGLDASAIAKVFDPGHFLIKVTPVNPTETALQGGCVRVWHKTPADLKAEARRLKARGFEVVLSPSTAEELEGETSCGQLWSRRLKAAAAAALRARRREARSYVTVDSMDRKAAAWLREAARELPRGQALVPARAALLVVDMQEFFLDRRSPAYLPPGRAALRNTRRLVEAFRLAGRPVLFTLHAHADPSRDGGLMAAWWDHVCLAGSPWARIAPVLEARDRDVYRKTGYSAFSNPALAKRLRGEGIAQLVLAGVKTDLCVESTARAAFDLGWATFVAADATAARTEERHLAALKSLARGFSGIVSAASLAGSGLSEIIPPTLRTIPHGRNLGRGGIIKKAQTKRAKI comes from the coding sequence ATGAGGATCGTCGAGACCCGTACCGCCCGGGGCCTGGGGACCTTGTATCTGGCGGACCTGGGAACGGGGCACCGGGAGCGCCTCATCGAGTTCGTCGACACCCGCGAGCCCGGCGTGCCCAAGTCCCGCAAGTGGGTGTTCATGATCTCGACCCAGGTGGGCTGCGCCGTGGGCTGCCGCATGTGCGACGCGGGCGCGGCCGGCTACGGCGGGAACCTGTCGGCCGCGGAGATGCTGCGGCAGGTCCGCTTCGTGGCGGGCCGCAACCCGGCTTTGGACCTGCGGCGCCACCCCAAGGTGAAGATCCATTTCGCACGCATGGGCGAACCGTCCTTGAATCCCGCCGTCCTGCCCGCCCTGCGGGCCTTGGCCCGGGAGGTCCCCAATCCTGGGCTCATCGCGAGCGTCTCGACGGTGGCGCCGCGGACTCCCGTGGCGGAGTCGTGGTTCGAAGAACTGCGCCGCGTGAAGGACGACTGCTACCCGGACGGGAGGTTCCAACTGCAGTTCTCGCTGCATTCGGCCGACGAGGGCCTGCGCCGGGAGATCGTCCCGATCCGCAAATGGAGCCTGGAAGCCGTGGCCGCTTACGGCCGGCGCTGGCGGCGTCCGGGGGACCGGAAGGTGACCCTGAACTTCGCCCCCGGACCGGGGGAGGGCCTCGACGCCTCGGCCATCGCCAAGGTCTTCGACCCCGGACATTTCCTCATCAAGGTGACCCCGGTCAACCCCACGGAGACCGCGCTCCAAGGCGGGTGCGTGCGGGTCTGGCATAAGACCCCGGCCGACCTTAAGGCCGAGGCCCGGCGGCTCAAGGCCCGCGGCTTCGAGGTCGTCCTCTCGCCCAGCACCGCGGAGGAGCTCGAAGGGGAGACCTCCTGCGGCCAGCTCTGGTCGCGGCGCCTCAAGGCGGCGGCCGCCGCCGCCCTGCGCGCGCGGCGGCGCGAGGCGCGCAGTTACGTGACCGTCGACTCCATGGACCGGAAGGCCGCGGCCTGGCTGCGCGAAGCGGCCCGGGAACTGCCGCGCGGGCAGGCCTTGGTCCCGGCCCGGGCCGCCCTCCTGGTCGTGGACATGCAGGAGTTCTTCCTCGACCGCCGCTCCCCGGCGTATCTGCCGCCGGGGCGGGCGGCGCTGCGCAACACCCGGCGTCTCGTGGAGGCTTTCCGGCTCGCCGGCAGGCCGGTCCTGTTCACGCTCCACGCCCACGCAGACCCGAGCCGGGACGGCGGCTTGATGGCCGCCTGGTGGGACCATGTCTGCTTGGCCGGATCTCCCTGGGCCAGGATCGCTCCGGTCCTGGAAGCCCGGGACCGCGACGTGTACCGCAAGACCGGCTACAGCGCTTTCTCGAATCCGGCTCTGGCAAAACGGCTGCGGGGGGAGGGGATAGCGCAATTGGTTCTGGCGGGAGTCAAAACCGATCTTTGCGTCGAATCCACGGCCCGGGCCGCCTTCGATCTGGGCTGGGCCACCTTCGTCGCCGCTGATGCGACCGCGGCGCGTACCGAGGAAAGGCACCTTGCGGCCCTCAAGTCCTTGGCCCGCGGCTTCTCCGGTATCGTTTCCGCGGCCAGCCTCGCGGGGAGCGGCCTCTCCGAAATCATACCCCCCACCCTGCGTACAATTCCGCATGGGCGGAATTTGGGCCGGGGGGGTATAATCAAGAAGGCACAGACAAAAAGAGCTAAAATATAA